The Nostoc sp. 'Lobaria pulmonaria (5183) cyanobiont' DNA window GGCAACAGTGGGAATTGGCACAGATCGATGTGACTGCATTGCAACAATTGGATGTAAAACAAGCTTTAATTGAGCGTGCATCTGCCGATTTAAATCCACCATTGTCGGAGAATAGCCGCTACATTCGTGAGGAAATGACTGAAGCTGGCTATCGTCACTTGCTAGCGATCGGCTCCTTTGATGGTTTGGTTGAAGGTAGTCGTCTTTGCTACGTATTGGGTGGTGCTGCTAATGAAGTGCAGTGTACGTTGGTGCGAGTACTATTAGAAGAATACGGCAACGGTCGTTTATCCCGCAAGCACTCGACATTTTTTGCTCAAATGCTGGCTGAGTTTGGGATGAACACCGAACCAGAAGGATACTTCGATTTAGTGCCTTGGGAAGTCCTAGCTTGTGATAATCATAACTTTTTGACCACCGATCGCAAACGCTATTTCCTACGTTACAGTGGCGCATTGACATTTTTTGAGGTGGCTGGTCCTGCGGCTTACAAAAACTATCTGGCGGCGGCACAACGCTTGGGACTCTCAGAGGCGGCGATGGGTTATTGGGAACTACACATCAGGGAAGATGAACGCCACGGTCGTTGGATGTTAGATGATGTAGCTTTGCCTTTGGCAGAACGATATCCCAATGATGCATGGGAACTGGTGCTTGGGTATGACCAGGAAAAACTAATGGGCGATCGCGCCGCTGGTGCTGTTATGCGATCCATACGCGAAGCAGAATAAGCCGCTTTACTCGCTTTGTCAATCCAAAAAATTATAAATAGCAGGTTATTCTTAGCGTTTTAATTCGACATTATTTAAGTCATTTTATTGCTAATTCACCTGCCAATACATTTTTTAGCAACCCTTTGCTAAAAGAACAGTTTTTATTACCTGAATACAATACAGCAGATAACCTCATATTAAATCGATTATACCATACAGTTTGAAGTGCAGTCAAATGAAAGATATCTTTTTTTGCCCTGAAGAATCTAATTTCTACTCCAACTGCTTAGAAAGCTTTGTGATCAGAAATTGTCAAAATTCTGAATCTATTGTGGAGTTTGGTTCAGGAGATGGCAGCCCTGTAATTAATTCCTTATTGAGAAACAAGTTTGATGGAGTCATCCAGGGATTTGAATTAAATACTTCTGCATGGAAAGTCGCAAATTCAACCATTGATGAATACAATCTCACTAGTAAATACATCATCCATAATTCATCTTTGTTTAATTCTTCTCAACACGATGCTGAGTATCTTGTAGCCAATCCACCCTATCTTCCCGCACCAGATAACGATATTTATATGCCACTATTATTTGGGGGTGTAGATGGAGCCACAGTGACCAATGAGCTTTTATCGTTAGGTTATGAAAATGTGTTGGTTTTAATATCTAGCTTTTCTAATCCAACAAGCACGTTGAACTTAGCAAAACAAAATGGTTATTATGTTCAAAACTTCATGGTGTTACCTTTGCAGTTTGGCTACTATAGCTCCGATCCCAAGGTAAAGAAGCACATCGAAAAACTCCAAAAAAATCAGATGGCATTTTATTCTGGTAATTATTATTTTTTAGCTGGAGTTTTATTTAAAAAATGCCAGGAGTCTGTAATTGATTTATCTAATCAATTAGCTCAGGTGATGACTAGTTTGTGAAAATCGAGAACAACTTAGCAGTGATGTCATCCCTTGCCTAAAGTACGATGTGTCTCTAAGCGCAGCCTAGAGACATATCTCAAATATTTTCAACTAGCATTTGTTATTGCATTAACTTGTTTGTTGTATGGCTGCATTGCTAGAGTAAGGTTTGCGCTTGAACGTTGCAAATAAAATTACAACAGCACCAAACGACAAAATAGGAACACCTGAAGTTGGTTCAGCTACAGAGACAGATGAGGTTGGCGTCAAGAGGAAGGCGTGTAATTCACCATTAACTGCACCACGACCGACAATTTGTCCATTATTATTAATGGCAGATGCTGCTGTCAAGGTAAAGCCAGCCTCTGAACCAGGAGCAATCAGGTCATTTAAGTCGTAGAGAGTGTTATCACTATAAAGAAAAGCCCGTAAACCATTGCCATCTGCGGCAAAAAAGTTATTGTTAGTGCCAGAAAACCCGACTACTTGACCCAAATTATTGATCCCCAAACCAGTACTAAACAAATCTGTAGGACGTAACCTACCGAGGTCTTGGAGTCCCGTACTGGAACTGTACAGAAAAGCACGAGTATCATTTACGCCAGTGAGTCCCGAACTACCAACTACTTGTCCTAAGTCATTAATATCGTTTGCTTGACTGTATTTGTCATCAGGGAGGGTACCGAGATTAGTGATTATACCGTTGTCGGATAAAAAGGCTCGGCCGGAAGAACCGAAAATGCCAACTACCTGACTTAGATTATTTATGCCATAGGCAACATAATTTTCATTTAAGTTACTGTTAATAATAGTCGTCGTACCATTGTTGTATTGGAAAGCGGCTCCGAAGGGAAAGGCAAGTTTTGGGAATATACCGCCACCATTTGTACCGCCAACTACCTCACCTGAGTCATTGATAGCATAAGGAATGCCTTTAAGACCAGTATTTTGCGTTGTTCCACCACTGTAAATAAAGACGTTATTATCACTGTCGGTCTTACCGATGGAATTACCAACTACTTGCCCCAAGTTATTGATACCAGTCACTGCAAGTACATTATCGCCAGGCAACGGACTAATTTTTTTGAGCGAACCATTACTGTAAAAAAAAGAACTGTCCAAAGAATTAATCGCTACTTCACCTGAGTCATTAATGTCTGTAGCGTAACTGTAGGCTTCTCCTGTAAGACTGCCTAAGTCAGTAACTGAGTACAGAGATGCCGCCAATGCCGACTTGGATGCAGTAAGACTGATTGCAGTCAAGGTTATTGCTGTTATATAGGATTTCCACTTAAGTAGAACCATGTTACTTTTCTATGATTTTTTATTCCTTTACCAAATTACCACTGAACAGTAGAGGCGTGAACTGCTGTATCTGGGTAGTCGCTAAATACGCCATCAACACCTAAGTTGAAAAATAGTTCATATTCACCTTGAGGATTTCCTTGAAAATCCAGTGGCAAAAAACAGTCTTCATTGCGGAAAGTCCAGGCATGAACTAGCAAACCAGCCGCATGAGCATCGATGACTAAAGATGTAGGCGATGTCTGGCGACAAGCCGCTTTGCGTCTACGCAATTTACCATTGTTGTCTCTAGGAACCAGTAAATTTTTATGAATCCCAATCGCCTGTGCATATTCAGCAATTTCTGCTAAACCTGATGCTGTGACTAAATCTGTATAGGTGCGTTCGCAGCCACTAATGACAAAATCATAAGGTTTACCACTGTTATTCAGCAATTGCACCAGAGGTAAATCAGTCTTTGTAGATAAATCTTGTAAATTACCCACTTCAAAAGACTGAATGAAAACAGGTGTGTTAGCTCCCTGATAACCGTTAGCTGTTAAAGTTGCAAGTAGGGGTGCTTCTAGGGCTAACCCAATAGATTGAAAGTAAGTTGGGTGCTTCGTTTCTGGGTAAATGCCAATCGCCCGATTAATTTCGCCACTTTTAACCTTGACTAAATCGATGATTTCTTGCAGCGTGGGAATTTCTAAGAGTCCATCATAGGCGGTATTTTGCGATCGCAGTTGGGGAATTCGCTCTTTAGCTCGTAGTGTTTTCAGTTCTTTTAGGGTAAAGTCTTCAGTAAACCAGCCAGTTTTTGATTCGCCATCAATTATTTTAGTGGTTTGAAGATGAGCAAATTCTGCATGGCTTGTAACGTTGGTAGTTTCAGAAATCTCATTTTCGTGACGAGCAATTAAAACGGCGTCTTTGGTAGAAACTAAATCAGGTTCAATATAATCAGCCCCAAGTGCGATCGCTAACTCATAAGCAGCTAGAGTATGTTCGGGACGATAGCCGCTAGCACCCCGGTGTGCAATGATAATTGGAGATGTATCTTGCAAAGTTGTAGTCATTACTTTACCCACCTAGACAGAAGAAAGCTATCCGTAGTATGTCGTAGAGAAGCAGTGCGCGATCAGGATTTGATGCTGTAGCCACTTACATCAACTAGTAAATATACTTGACCAACCAGTTTGTCAACCGTATTGAGTTAATGATATTGCGTTAATATGTACTAAAGGTAGATAAATCCAGATCCAATAGATTAATCTAGATTCAGAAAAACTCACAATTCAATACAGTTTAGTTTTTTATCGAAACCAGAAAACAAGTATTTTTAGTCTTGCGATCGCTACTCAACCTACAATTATTTTTCACTTCACTCAGGGTAAGTCAAGACAAATAAAACTGTCTAAAGAGAGTTGTAATTTTTTCTTGGTAAGAGTTTAAATAGTCTTTATCTTGAATAATATAGTTATGTTTATTTTTACTGAATTACTTGTTGGCTGATAGTTGAATTATTCAACAAATATTAAATTAATCAAATCTGCCATACTAATACCACTAAACCGATAAAGTTTTGGGACTATTTAAAAAACTAATTGTTCAACAATAAGTATTGCTATTAAATAATAAATCTGTCATATTTAAGAGTCTCATTATTCCCTATTTACGCAAGTAAATTCAGAAACCAAATCGGTTTTCTATATAATTAATTTTTTCATTGTTCTTTAACAGCAACTTAGTTACACCATGAATAGTCTACAATCTGCTACACCTCCAAAACTTGATAGTTGTAATAACCAAGTTATCCTCGATTACTTTGAGAATGCTTGGCAACTGGAAGAGATATTATTGAAGAGTCTAGTTGGGGAAGAGACATTTTATCTCAATCCCGATCCTTTGAGAAATCCTTTAATTTTTTATCTAGGACATTCGGCGATTTTCTACATCAACAAATTAATTCAGGTAGGATTATTAGAAAAACGCCTCAATCCAGAGTATGAAATTTTGTTTGAAATTGGAGTAGATCCAGAAAAACCAGAAGAGTTAAATGAAGCGATCGCTCATTTGGAATGGCCGCAAGTTTCACAAACTTGGGAGTATCGAGAACAAGCATATTCTGTAATTTCTGAACTAATTAAGACAACCCCAATTACTCTACCAATTCATCCCAATCATCCTCTTTGGGCTTTAATGATGGGGATTGAACACCAACGTATTCACATTGAAACTTCTTCGATGTTAATTCGCCAACTGCCTATTGAGAGAGTGAAACGTCCTCAAAATTGGCAATATGCCCCTTTTAATGGTTACACTTCTGAGAACGAAATGATAGAAGTTGCTGGTGGGGTAGCAAAACTCGGTAAAGCCTTAAATGATTCAACTTATGGATGGGATATTGATTATGGCGATCGCACTGTTGAAGTTGCACCCTTTTTTGCCAGTAAATATCTGATTACTAATGCCGATTTTATCTATTTTGTTAAGGCTGGTGGCTACGAAAATCAAGAGTATTGGGATGAAGAATCTTGGAATTGGAAAACTCGATACAATATTCAATGTCCCAAATTTTGGTTACATGAAAATGGTAGCTACAAATATCGAGCCATGTTTGATGAAATCGACTTACCCCTAGATTGGCCTGTGGAAGTCAATCATTATGAAGCTATGGCTTATTGTCGTTGGCAAGGGAAAGATACTCGCTTAATGAGTGAACCAGAGTACCATTTAGCAACTTATAGTAATAGTTTATTAGATGATGTCGAAAATTATAATCTCAATTTAAAATTTGGCTCCCCTAGTCCTGTTGGGATGTTAGAAACAGCCAAAAGTTCTTCGGGATTGTATGATTTACGTGGGAATGTTTGGGAATGGTTGAGTAATAACCTAAACCCTTTTGCAGGATATCAACCTCATTTTCTTTATGAAGATAATTCTGCTATCTTTTTTGATGATAAACATCAAATGATGTTAGGAGGATGTTGGATAACTAATGGTACAGAAGCTTTAAAATATTACCGCAACTGGTTCCGTCCAAATTTTTATCAGCACGCTGGTTTTCGGATTGTTCAAGATATCAAAGATTAACAGAATATGCCTCAGTCACATCCTATAAGGTTACAGAGATGCAAAAAATTTTGAATTTCTGTTTTGAGATCGAATTTTATCTGAAGATCGCTATTAGTTGTACGATTGTTCAGCAGGTATTTTATTTGCTGTTAAATAATATCAAGATCGACTTTATAACGCAGGTGCTGTTGTATTGGCTCCTTGGTTCTATTTCATTTTATAGTATTGGCATTCTCATTGAAAAAGGAATCAAAAGTAACGATGTTTTAAGAGATAAGCTGACTGCAAGGGTCAAGAAAGTCAAAAATCAAGAATTTCCTTCCTTTACTATCAAAGGCATTATAACAGGAGAAATTAAAGCTTTTCTATTAGCACTCATAACTCTATATCTAGCTCCAGAGGTTCATAGAGGAAATAGCTTACTCTTAAACCTTGAATGGTTCTTGATGAGAATAGTTGCTGCTGATTTCTGTTTTTATATTGCTCATCGGTTCTTGCACACAAGATTCTTGCAGAAAATCCATCTTAAACATCATGAGTTTCGTGACTCATCAAGTTTTGTTGCTGGACACAAGAGTTTGGTTGAATATATTATTGTTGCGATCGCTGACGTTTTGCCTATTTTTATATTTGGATATGACATCACTCAACTATGTGCATGGAGCATTATAGGCAATGCTTACAACTTAGAAGGTCATAGTTCTTTGTCAATATTTTTCATTCCATCAGATTTTCACGATCTTCATCATACTTGCTTTCATGGAAACTATGGCATTCAGGGATTCTGGGATAGAATATTCAACACACTAAATCCTCCTACTAAGAAGCCGGGAATTATGTTTCCTGTGAGTTCGATCGAGTATACACTTATTAAGTCATCTATTAGTAAGGACACAGAAAAAATATAATTCAACTAAAAAAATTATCATATTATAGCTTTTCCTAATTATACAAGTTACATCATAGTTCCCTCTTCGCTTGCGGTGAGGGAGTTCTTGTACCTGCTTCAACTACAACTAATTGGCAAAGACTATTAACTGGACTTTAGACTAAAAAAGAGCGATCGTCAGGCACGCTACCGACAGCCATTAGGGTATCATCTACTTGTTCTGTCAGTTGTCGCAGTCCAATCAAAACTTCGGTGAGGTTAGCAGCTAGTTGATAATCCGGCACAAATTCATCTAAATCAAAACTGGCTGGTAAAATGTCTCGGTTAGATTGGGCAGCAATCAGGCTATTGTTGACAAAAGCTAGTCTTTTATCGCCCATCTTAAATAAGTTGGTCGTTCTTCTGCACTGAGGGTAACAAGAAAAGGCAACTTTGCTTGGATAGTCGCAATCGACCAGGCTGAGATATTAAAAGACATCGGGAAATTTTAGATTTCAGATTTTGAATTAGTCATTAGTCATTGGTTATTTTTCCCCATTCCCTTGAATTTGCAACTCGAACCAGATCGCCATCTTTGAGATAACCTGCACCATCAACTACAACGCGATCGCCTAACTGTAACCCACTCTTGATTTCCACTGTGTCGTTATTACCAGGATCTCCTAACTCGACTTTCTGGCTGCTGGCCGTATTTTCACCCGATAAGATGAATACAATTACACTTGCGTCAGCTTGGGACTGCACTGCTTTTTGTGGCACTACCATTCTCATCCCTGAGTCAGTAGTAATTGCAGCACTAGCAAACATTCCTGGTTTTAGTAAAGTTGTTGGTGGCAAGTCAATTTTCACTGTCGCCTCACGTCTTTGCTCGTTGATCTGT harbors:
- a CDS encoding SAM-dependent methyltransferase, giving the protein MKDIFFCPEESNFYSNCLESFVIRNCQNSESIVEFGSGDGSPVINSLLRNKFDGVIQGFELNTSAWKVANSTIDEYNLTSKYIIHNSSLFNSSQHDAEYLVANPPYLPAPDNDIYMPLLFGGVDGATVTNELLSLGYENVLVLISSFSNPTSTLNLAKQNGYYVQNFMVLPLQFGYYSSDPKVKKHIEKLQKNQMAFYSGNYYFLAGVLFKKCQESVIDLSNQLAQVMTSL
- a CDS encoding sterol desaturase family protein: MQKILNFCFEIEFYLKIAISCTIVQQVFYLLLNNIKIDFITQVLLYWLLGSISFYSIGILIEKGIKSNDVLRDKLTARVKKVKNQEFPSFTIKGIITGEIKAFLLALITLYLAPEVHRGNSLLLNLEWFLMRIVAADFCFYIAHRFLHTRFLQKIHLKHHEFRDSSSFVAGHKSLVEYIIVAIADVLPIFIFGYDITQLCAWSIIGNAYNLEGHSSLSIFFIPSDFHDLHHTCFHGNYGIQGFWDRIFNTLNPPTKKPGIMFPVSSIEYTLIKSSISKDTEKI
- a CDS encoding DUF3466 family protein, which produces MTAISLTASKSALAASLYSVTDLGSLTGEAYSYATDINDSGEVAINSLDSSFFYSNGSLKKISPLPGDNVLAVTGINNLGQVVGNSIGKTDSDNNVFIYSGGTTQNTGLKGIPYAINDSGEVVGGTNGGGIFPKLAFPFGAAFQYNNGTTTIINSNLNENYVAYGINNLSQVVGIFGSSGRAFLSDNGIITNLGTLPDDKYSQANDINDLGQVVGSSGLTGVNDTRAFLYSSSTGLQDLGRLRPTDLFSTGLGINNLGQVVGFSGTNNNFFAADGNGLRAFLYSDNTLYDLNDLIAPGSEAGFTLTAASAINNNGQIVGRGAVNGELHAFLLTPTSSVSVAEPTSGVPILSFGAVVILFATFKRKPYSSNAAIQQTS
- the ovoA gene encoding 5-histidylcysteine sulfoxide synthase, with the protein product MNSLQSATPPKLDSCNNQVILDYFENAWQLEEILLKSLVGEETFYLNPDPLRNPLIFYLGHSAIFYINKLIQVGLLEKRLNPEYEILFEIGVDPEKPEELNEAIAHLEWPQVSQTWEYREQAYSVISELIKTTPITLPIHPNHPLWALMMGIEHQRIHIETSSMLIRQLPIERVKRPQNWQYAPFNGYTSENEMIEVAGGVAKLGKALNDSTYGWDIDYGDRTVEVAPFFASKYLITNADFIYFVKAGGYENQEYWDEESWNWKTRYNIQCPKFWLHENGSYKYRAMFDEIDLPLDWPVEVNHYEAMAYCRWQGKDTRLMSEPEYHLATYSNSLLDDVENYNLNLKFGSPSPVGMLETAKSSSGLYDLRGNVWEWLSNNLNPFAGYQPHFLYEDNSAIFFDDKHQMMLGGCWITNGTEALKYYRNWFRPNFYQHAGFRIVQDIKD
- a CDS encoding glycerophosphodiester phosphodiesterase, whose product is MTTTLQDTSPIIIAHRGASGYRPEHTLAAYELAIALGADYIEPDLVSTKDAVLIARHENEISETTNVTSHAEFAHLQTTKIIDGESKTGWFTEDFTLKELKTLRAKERIPQLRSQNTAYDGLLEIPTLQEIIDLVKVKSGEINRAIGIYPETKHPTYFQSIGLALEAPLLATLTANGYQGANTPVFIQSFEVGNLQDLSTKTDLPLVQLLNNSGKPYDFVISGCERTYTDLVTASGLAEIAEYAQAIGIHKNLLVPRDNNGKLRRRKAACRQTSPTSLVIDAHAAGLLVHAWTFRNEDCFLPLDFQGNPQGEYELFFNLGVDGVFSDYPDTAVHASTVQW
- a CDS encoding iron-containing redox enzyme family protein, which translates into the protein MQSNLIIFPNAGAAKNSTQTEERTITQYDRAEEQFIELLAMEDLDNQLDVKPARASQFEQTLSMAIGAAYGNDRSDEQAHRFLQRILYRINRLKLFWYDDLRHYNNERSPYLYSCRDQIEAAWQQWELAQIDVTALQQLDVKQALIERASADLNPPLSENSRYIREEMTEAGYRHLLAIGSFDGLVEGSRLCYVLGGAANEVQCTLVRVLLEEYGNGRLSRKHSTFFAQMLAEFGMNTEPEGYFDLVPWEVLACDNHNFLTTDRKRYFLRYSGALTFFEVAGPAAYKNYLAAAQRLGLSEAAMGYWELHIREDERHGRWMLDDVALPLAERYPNDAWELVLGYDQEKLMGDRAAGAVMRSIREAE